From the genome of Glycine max cultivar Williams 82 chromosome 2, Glycine_max_v4.0, whole genome shotgun sequence, one region includes:
- the LOC102669683 gene encoding uncharacterized protein — MGLSKLGTAITAITAVTLVFLFMEIVYVLWQRRQRLRPRVRVEPQEASPQCSSTSSSPSDDDDVELEIEQHVMKWQQCLNGNGNGPSRVLFTIKEEEREEVDSDNGNDNGLSEECNKSARAWLDHERVAAVVDEVVVVVEELLLLNETTTPCASPPYYTPYASPSREECRKDLNDSNG, encoded by the coding sequence ATGGGTCTAAGCAAGCTCGGAACCGCAATAACGGCGATAACGGCCGTTACTCTGGTGTTTCTGTTCATGGAGATCGTTTACGTGCTGTGGCAACGCCGTCAGAGGCTCCGTCCGCGCGTGCGCGTGGAGCCGCAGGAGGCTTCGCCCCAGTGTTCTTCCACCTCGTCTTCTCCAAGTGACGATGATGACGTGGAGCTCGAAATCGAACAGCACGTGATGAAGTGGCAGCAGTGTCTTAACGGTAACGGTAACGGCCCCTCCAGGGTGCTCTTCACCATCAaggaggaagagagagaagaggttGACTCCGATAACGGCAACGACAATGGTTTGTCCGAGGAGTGTAACAAGAGTGCGCGTGCGTGGTTGGATCATGAGCGCGTGGCAGCGGTGGTGGACGAGGTTGTGGTCGTGGTTGAGGAGTTGTTGTTATTGAACGAAACGACGACGCCGTGTGCTTCGCCTCCGTACTACACACCCTACGCTTCGCCGAGTCGTGAAGAGTGTCGTAAAGATTTAAACGACAGTAATGGATGA